The following are encoded in a window of Harmonia axyridis chromosome 7, icHarAxyr1.1, whole genome shotgun sequence genomic DNA:
- the LOC123683756 gene encoding collagen alpha-2(I) chain-like, which yields MNSFVITILACVAAASAAPSLLAPGCCGGALLIPPSAAATIVGPSIGIGVAAPLGIAAPLAVAAPVATGVAAITAGGGSIAATGLGAAVRGPPTAPVVIAGPSGKIAADGLWGPTANIGGLGALGAAW from the exons ATGAACTCATTC GTGATCACAATCTTGGCGTGTGTTGCTGCCGCCTCAGCTGCTCCCAGCCTTCTAGCTCCTGGATGCTGTGGAGGTGCTCTACTAATACCACCTAGTGCTGCAGCTACCATTGTCGGTCCATCAATTGGCATCGGTGTTGCAGCTCCTCTAGGTATTGCAGCTCCTCTGGCTGTTGCCGCACCAGTTGCAACTGGCGTAGCTGCCATTACCGCTGGAGGTGGTTCTATTGCTGCTACCGGTTTAGGAGCTGCTGTACGAGGACCACCAACTGCTCCTGTTGTGATTGCTGGACCCTCTGGTAAAATCGCCGCTGATGGACTTTGGGGACCAACAGCTAATATTGGAGGATTAGGTGCTTTGGGAGCTGCGTGGTAG
- the LOC123683754 gene encoding uncharacterized protein LOC123683754 isoform X2: MNSFVITILACVAAASAAPSLLAPGCCGGALLVPPSAAATIVGPSIGIGVAAPLGIAAPLGIAAPLAVAAPVATGVAAITAGGGSIAATGLGAAVRGPPTAPVVIAGPSGKIVADGLWGPTANIGGLGALGAKAW, encoded by the exons ATGAACTCATTC GTGATCACAATCTTGGCATGTGTAGCTGCTGCCTCAGCTGCTCCTAGTCTTCTAGCTCCTGGATGCTGTGGAGGTGCACTACTAGTACCACCTAGTGCTGCAGCTACCATTGTCGGTCCATCAATTGGCATCGGTGTTGCAGCTCCTCTAGGTATTGCAGCTCCTCTAGGTATTGCAGCTCCTCTTGCTGTTGCCGCACCAGTTGCAACTGGCGTAGCTGCCATTACCGCTGGAGGTGGTTCTATTGCAGCTACCGGTTTAGGGGCTGCTGTTAGAGGACCACCTACTGCTCCTGTTGTGATTGCTGGACCATCTGGCAAAATTGTTGCTGATGGACTTTGGGGACCAACAGCTAATATTGGAGGATTAGGTGCTTTGGGTGCCAAAGCATGGTAG
- the LOC123683754 gene encoding collagen alpha-2(I) chain-like isoform X4, translating into MNSFVITILACVAAASAAPSLLAPGCCGGALLVPPSAAATIVGPSIGIGVAAPLAVAAPVATGVAAITAGGGSIAATGLGAAVRGPPTAPVVIAGPSGKIVADGLWGPTANIGGLGALGAKAW; encoded by the exons ATGAACTCATTC GTGATCACAATCTTGGCATGTGTAGCTGCTGCCTCAGCTGCTCCTAGTCTTCTAGCTCCTGGATGCTGTGGAGGTGCACTACTAGTACCACCTAGTGCTGCAGCTACCATTGTCGGTCCATCAATTGGCATCGGTGTTGCAGCTCCTCTAG CTGTTGCCGCACCAGTTGCAACTGGCGTAGCTGCCATTACCGCTGGAGGTGGTTCTATTGCAGCTACCGGTTTAGGGGCTGCTGTTAGAGGACCACCTACTGCTCCTGTTGTGATTGCTGGACCATCTGGCAAAATTGTTGCTGATGGACTTTGGGGACCAACAGCTAATATTGGAGGATTAGGTGCTTTGGGTGCCAAAGCATGGTAG
- the LOC123683754 gene encoding uncharacterized protein LOC123683754 isoform X5: MNSFVITILACVAAASAAPSLLAPGCCGGALLVPPSAAATIVGPSIGIGIAAPLAVAAPVATGVAAITAGGGSIAATGLGAAVRGPPTAPVVIAGPSGKIVADGLWGPTANIGGLGALGAKAW; the protein is encoded by the exons ATGAACTCATTC GTGATCACAATCTTGGCATGTGTAGCTGCTGCCTCAGCTGCTCCTAGTCTTCTAGCTCCTGGATGCTGTGGAGGTGCACTACTAGTACCACCTAGTGCTGCAGCTACCATTGTCGGTCCATCAATTGGCATCG GTATTGCAGCTCCTCTTGCTGTTGCCGCACCAGTTGCAACTGGCGTAGCTGCCATTACCGCTGGAGGTGGTTCTATTGCAGCTACCGGTTTAGGGGCTGCTGTTAGAGGACCACCTACTGCTCCTGTTGTGATTGCTGGACCATCTGGCAAAATTGTTGCTGATGGACTTTGGGGACCAACAGCTAATATTGGAGGATTAGGTGCTTTGGGTGCCAAAGCATGGTAG
- the LOC123683754 gene encoding uncharacterized protein LOC123683754 isoform X3 has protein sequence MNSFVITILACVAAASAAPSLLAPGCCGGALLIPPSAAATIVGPSIASIGVAAPLGIAAPLAVAAPVATGVAAITAGGGSIAATGLGAAVRGPPTAPVVIAGPSGKIAADGLWGPTANIGGLGALGARAW, from the exons ATGAACTCATTC GTGATCACCATCTTGGCTTGTGTTGCGGCAGCCTCAGCTGCTCCTAGCCTTCTAGCTCCCGGATGTTGTGGAGGTGCCTTGCTTATCCCACCAAGTGCTGCAGCTACCATTGTCGGTCCATCAATTGCTAGCATCGGTGTTGCAGCTCCTCTAGGTATTGCAGCTCCACTGGCTGTTGCCGCACCAGTTGCAACTGGCGTAGCTGCAATTACCGCTGGAGGTGGTTCTATTGCTGCCACTGGTTTGGGCGCTGCTGTTCGAGGACCACCAACTGCTCCTGTTGTGATTGCTGGACCCTCTGGCAAAATCGCCGCTGATGGACTTTGGGGACCAACAGCTAATATTGGTGGATTGGGTGCTTTGGGTGCCAGAGCATGGTAG